DNA from Phocoena phocoena chromosome 1, mPhoPho1.1, whole genome shotgun sequence:
tctctctcactaaaTATGAGAGTAATATTTACTTGctgtaaaaattcaaacaaaggAGAAATATATAAAGCGGAAATTTTCCTTCCCCAATCCCACTCCTTGAAAGTATTCAAGGTTAACAGATTGAAGTGGGTgggtccttttatttatttaatttattttttttttggccttgctgcgtggcttgtggggtcttagttccctgaccagggatcgaacccacacccctggcagtgaaagcgcagggtcctaactggaccgccagggaattcccgtggGTGGGTCCttttagagcagtgcttctcggCCTTCATTGCCCATTAGGATGGCCTTGGGAGCTTTAAAGGATGCAATATCCGTGTGCCATCCCTAGAGACTGTAATTTAACTAGTCTGAAGTGTGGCCTATGCATCAGGACTTTTAAAAGCTCTTCATGTGATTCTAATATTTAGCCTATTAGTTCTAATATTCTAGTCTAAAGTTCTAGAGTGTTTTTCTATACACAGACAACCATATTTAAAAGCcctatgtatctgtgtgtatacactaatatatacacatgcactATATATGCATACATGGATAAATGTCTGTATATAATATGCACATACTTTTCACAATTCCAGTTGTgataaatacattatttcttgcttgcttttttatttttttaagctgaaaagTATATATAGCCTTCTTTCCATATTTGTATGTGTAAATCTATCTCATTCTCTTGAATGACAAAGTATTTCCTTCCGTAGCTGTACTTTCTTTCCCCGCCCCAACTTTATTGAAGTCTAATTGACAAATGAACATggctgtacttttttttaaatgacatttgttattatatattttgtgaTTACATAATAATTTAAGACACACATATTGTAGAAAATTAGGGAAattcagaaacacagaaaagttgaaagaaggaaaaaatatcaattgtaatctacccagagaaaaaccaGTTTGGTgaaatttcctttgtttttccttcagtgcaaatatatatttatgatgttGAGATTAGACTGTATATAGCATTTCGTtgcatttgtttctttgcttgGGCAGGtatatttttggattaggtttgtTTGACTCTCAAGTGCAGAGCTGAATCAGACCTTCCCATCAGTTCAGGGCTCATTATCATCATTGGTCCCATAAAGACCTCTCactgctttcacttttttttttttgtctcccccACCAAAAGGTACTCACTCTAACATATTCAATATATGATTTAAATATGCctataaaatgtgatttttttaattaattaatttatttgtttttatttttggttgtgttgggtcttcgttgctgcgtgtgggctttctctagttgcgacaagcaggggctactcttcgttgcagtgcacgggcttctcattgaggtggcttctcttgttgtggagcacaggctctaggcacgcgggcttagtagttgtggcacgcaggctcagtagttgtggcgcacgggcttagttgctccgtggcatgtgggatcttcccgggccagggattgaacccgtgtcccctgcattggcaggcggattcttaaccactccaccaccagggaagcccgtttttaattttcataatggaCTTgtgctgtatttctgttttttcctttttttgtccaACACCATGTTTTTAGGCTCTATCTATGTTGCTGTGTTAAAATCTGATTTGTTGTCTCTAGCTCCTGCATGTAAAGTTTTATAactgcctttttttctcttcatactGTATCATTAAATTTTTCCTTATCATCAGAGTCTTATGAGAATGCCATTTGAAATAAACACATAACAGTTGTGCTCCAGGAGGAGCCTTTTCAAACGTTCTCACCTGCCCAGCAGCATAGGTGCAGACATAGGGGAACTGACCAGATAACTTACTGACGGCTGGATTTGGAATGTTGTGATTCTAGCCACTTACTTTAGATGTGCAGTTTGGATGTTTCCCTTCCCCGAATCACCATATTTGGCAAATATGCTGTTGGCAACAAGTTATAATAACACCTGGCACTATCTGTTCAGCCTTTCTTCTCACAGGCTCCAAGCCCTACCGGATATTATCTTAGTTTTGAGGCAGGCTATAAGGCAGGGCGTGGTAAGGAGTCTTTTCCCTGCTTTCCAGATAGAGAAACAAGGCCCACAGGACTCAGTGATAACACAGCCACCCAGGGACCCTGTCCCCTCCTTCCAGCTGAGCTCTGTGCTCTGGTTTGAAGGTGCTGCTATTTCCCGCTGTGCAAGACGGGGAGGGACTTTTCTGTCAGACTCAAGGGAACTGGTAACTGAATTGCAGCAGAGATGGAGGCGAGAGCATACATGCCAGTTTGGGTGTGCCTGGGGGAGAGGCTCACAGTAACCTCAGTGAGACACTTTTTCCTCCATCGAATCAGATTCCTGAACTTATTGGGTGCTTTTGCCTTAAGCTGCCCATCTGTCAGTAACCCTTTATCTGCTGATCTCTGTGCTAAGTGCAGAGAACCACAAAAGATGTGCCTTTGGGACATGCCCCTCATGATGAATGTggcacagtccctgcccttgggGAACTGTAGTCCAAAGCGAAACATGGTTGCTGCTCTCAGAGAGCTCTAGTCTGATGGAAGCAGGACAGACACATGAGAACGGCATAAACATACCTGTTCATTAATCAGTTGATACATGTATAAAGATTACTACAGTGTGTCCTAAAATAATCAGGTGATTGGAAACTAGTTGAGTTCTTTAAGGTATGAGAGTGTTTTCCTATGAATAACTCAGAACTCCTTGGTGCCTATGACTGACTAACTCTCCCCTTGTGCGATGTGAATTCTTTTGTGAGGGTGGTCTGAGCAAGATGGTCCAAACAAGTGTGCGTTGTTGGGGGGACCTTGTCTTACCAAGTCACAAACACAGTAACTtcaccttcccttccctcctctggctGCAGGTGGACACCTATATAGATGAAGATGTCGAGAGCTTGAGGAGGACCGTGCAGGACTTGCTTGTCAAGCTGCAGGAGGCTGAGCGGCAGCACCAGTCAGACCGTGTGGATTTTGAGGTGAGATTTGGGATCTGGGGAGAAGGTGCCCTAAGGGCTGGGCCACTGGATACAGGTGCAGATGAAGTCTTCCTGGCTGGAGTGCCATCAACTGGAAAGGCTAGGCTTTGCGGCCTGGAGCACTTCCTGTCTGCTTTGCCCTTTCCTGGATATCTATAGTTTTTGTTGTCTAAGGCTAACTCTTGAGTCTCTGCTCTATTGGAGCAGAGTGGTGATGCTGGTCTGGGAGAGCAGGTACTTCAGGAGTCCTTTCTATAAGGACTGCTGGGCTCTAGGCACCATGCAGGCAAGGATTGTTGCTGTCAGGTTCACCACTGCATCCCCAGTGTCTGGGACAACACTTGGCATCAGGTGAGTGCCTCTTAAGTGTGGACAGGATGAGTGGATGAATTGGTGTGGTCTTAGGAAGAACTGTGCCAATGGAGTCAGGGGACTTTAGATCAAGACTTGGCTTTACAACACAGAGCTCTGTGatcttttttttgaaattgaagtatagttgatttcacgtgtacagcaaagtgattcagttatatacacacatatatatatatatacacacatatatatatattctttttcagattcttttccattatagattatttcaaggtattgaatatagttccctgggctatacagtaggtccgtgCTGTTTATCTACAGTATATATAGTAGTAGTATtggttaatcccaaattcccaatttatccctactCCTGCCCatagctctgtgatcttgagtGAGTATCTCAATTATTGTTATAAAAGTAATACTAGGTTATTgtagaagattaaaaaatatataaaaatctctaTATAGAGAAAGCCCCCCACTATTAAAAGTATGTGACGTCTTCCATGCTTTCCAGACAATTCTTTGGGTATAAGATGAGGTGCACTGGGCAAACAGAGCAGTTTTCCTAGCTGCTCTGTGTGAGAGTAACCTTCTGTTATCTGGTATTGTTCACCCACACGTAAAGTACTTTTTAGATCAGAAATATGTAATCATAGGATTCTGCCCTGCCCAGGCTTGCCAGGGTCTGGTGGAAAGAGGAATCCCAGCCTGAACTCTTCTGTTTTATCGACtaagagagagaattttttttttttaggccacaccatgcggcttgcaggaccttagttccctgaccagggatcgaacccgggcccccggcagtggaggcgtggagtcctaaccactggaccgccagggaattccctaagagAGGGAATTTTGAGAGGTGTATTGAGGGTGAGGACGAAGGGCAGTGAGAGTGATCAACTGCCTCAAGAGTAGTCGAAGTCTTACCTGAGTGAGTAGTTTAACCTCCCTAACCATCAGTTTCAACTTTTGTAAAAAGGGGTCATGAAATATACCTCACAGGTTTGATGTATGGATTGAGTGAGGtaatatatgtaagtatatttattattcaaaagggttttagaaataaaaaatatcctaTATTTTTCTTAGTGATCAATTTAACACATGGGTTTTCTTATCCTAAATAATTTGGGCTTAGGGTAATACTAAGATTAGTTTGTCTCAGAACAGAGTAGCTGTGCAGTAAGGGAGTTTGTTGTAtctatttcagattccacaattTGTATAATTTGGTTGACAATGAATTGGTTCAATGACCGGCTGTTCCTTACCTTATTGGAGTAgaacaggaggaaggggaggtcGAGGCTGTAGCACTGACCAGACTGTGAATTTTAGAAAGAAGTTTCTACATTGAGAGACACTGTGAAGTACTGGTTGGTTTTGGCAGCATACGGGGGGCTCTGCTGGCCCTGGGTTTCAAAGCTTGAGCAAAAGTGTCCTGAGTAAAAGCCCAAGGCTAGAAGACCCCTGACAGCTGTTAACCACACGCCCATGGCTTCTTACAGGGGGCTGCCCTTTAACCCCAAGGCATGCAGCACCCACCTACAATAGGAGATGCTCCTTGGGTTTCTCCCACTGTTGGGGTAGGTCACCACACCCTCTTATGATTAAGAGGTTCCCTTAGGGCAGAGCTGGCTGGAGCTATGGGACTGATGTGGCAGAGGACTGTGTTGTTTTCCTTTGTGATCCTACAGCTGGGTGTGAGGATCATCTGTGGCCCGTTAATGCTGTACTCCGAGCACACATCAACCTGGGTGCAATGTTTGTGTACAGAAATGAgaggccttattttttttttttttttgtggtatgcaggcctctcactgttgtggcccctcccgttgcagagcacaggctccggatgcgcaggctcagcggccatggctcacgggcccagccgctccgcggcatgtgggatcttcccggaccggggcacgaacccgcgtcccctgcatcggcaggcgggctctccaccactgcgccaccagggaagcccgagaggccTTATTTTTACATTCCCGCCCATGGGGTTGGCCTGTTCCAGGCTAATATGAGACATTTGAAGGctttcctctgtctctcctgGTGAATTAGACTTTCTGGTCTCCTTTTCTGAATATGCGGGGTGGGAAGGGCAAGGTTGTCAATTACCATGAGGAAAACCTCATGGTTTCCCGTTCTACTGGCTCCTGGCTGTTAGGAGGGATTTGCCTTGAGTTTGCTCTGGACAGAGCTGTGTGCGGCACGGACACATCCCATCACACATCATCCTGTGCTTTGCTTTCTCCTCCTTGATTCTGGCTTGGGAGGTGCCAGACAGACTGGTGGCTGGTGTGCTGTTTTACCAGGTCTGGTTAGGCTTTCCGGAGGCTACTTGGATTCTTTTTTAGTAACTGACTGGGGAGTCAGTGTGGGGTATCTGGGAAGCATTGAAATGGATGATGAAGTAACTGGGTTCTGTCGTTCATTGGCTGTGTAACCTTGAATAGGTCAGTTGATTTTTAGTTGTGAAAGGAGAGGGTTGGACTAGATGACCATCAGTTCCATTCATGATGTTATGGAGCAGTGGCTGTGTGCTCGGTGTTGTGCTGAGCTCTGGAAAGGTAACGGTGCCCAAGGTCTCCGCCGTCATGAAGTTGATTGTCTCCTGGGGGGTGCACACAAGTGACCGGGCAAAATCTGCTCAGTGCTATAAGAGGGAAGGGCTGTGTCTTCTGTGGGCACACAAGGAAGGGCTTCTCACCCGAGCTCAGAGCTCCCTAGAAGAAGGGGTgtctaagctgagacctgaaggatgactGGAGTTGGCAAAATGCATGTAGGCGGAAAGGAGGCAAGTTCTTACCTTTTCACTACAAGTTCTGCTTCTCTCCTTTCCAAATTGGCTTATCATCTTTGACAAAGAGCAAATTCTTCCCGGTGCTAGTAGCCCTTCTGGGTGCCATTTTGGCCTTTCCGGTATTGCTGGGAGTGAGGACGAGGAAGAGTGGGAGACAGAAGGAAGGACATGACGATCTCCTCCCCTGGATTTTTTGTGTTTGCACAAGGAGGAAAGCTGAAACACTGGGTTAAGCTTGGGTGGCACTGGAGGGCTGGTGGGGATGTTGACGAAGTCATCCATCTGGAAACAGGTGCTTGTGGGTTCCAGGTGTCACTCTAAAGTAGAGCTTGATCAACTCTGTGACAATTAACCCTGCAAGTGGAGTTAATCTGCTAGTCTCCTGAGTGGTCCTGGAACAGTGAGTGGGAGACAGCGGTGTGCTCATCAGGGttgcctccctcctcccatcacTGCACCCAGAttcctggtttttttgtttttaatatttatttatttatttggctgtgctgggtcttagttgcggtgtgtgggatttttagctgtggcgtgtgggatctttagctgcggcATATGAAcgcttagttgcagcatgtgggatctagttccctggccagggatcgaacccgggccccctgcattgaggacacggagtcttagccactgaaccaccagggcaATCCCCCtccgggttttttttttctaaggttTTTATCCATGTTTGTCCCTCTGCCTGCTTAACGCATCCCCATCCTCTGTCACAGGTCACACTCAGTCGGTACCAGAGAGAAGCAGAACAGAATCAGGTGGCCCTTCAGAGAGCAGAGGACAGAGTGGAACAGAAGGAGGCGGAAGTCGGGGAGCTGCAGAGATGCTTTCTGGGAATGGAGACGGTAACTGTTGGACTCTTGCTCTTCAGCATTCAGACTCCTGGGCCGGAAGGCACCTGGGGATTGACTGAGGTGGTTGCAGGGACTGTCCTTCTCTGAGTAGCTCCAGAAAATCACATTTCATAGCTTCCTTTGGCAAATACCTTCAAGGACCTTTCAGCCCTTAAGCAATGGGaaggtctttctctgtctaacttagcCCTTGACAACTAGAGTTGAACCCATTTCCATTTCAGGCGGGTTCTTGTATAGCTGCCCTTTGGCCTTTGAAGATGGTTCTTCAGGAGCCACTCAGCCTGGTTTCTTTGGGACTGGTAGCCATAGTTGGCAGGGGGGCCTGGATAATGCAGGGCCGGACTCTCCCTCTGGGCAGCTGGGTGAGGCTGAGAAGTTTCTATGTGCTGGGGTGGGAAGGGTTATCCCGGACAGGGGAGAGTGCCCCATCAAACCAGCTTGGGCTGCTGCTCTTTGGCAGCTGTCCCAAGCCCAGCAGGGGCTGACTGCCAGCCCTAGCGCCCATCTCACCCCAAACACAGGAACTGTCGCCATCTCATCTTAGATTTTCTTCCCTTTGGCCCATCCAGGAGCATCAGGCCTTACTGGCAAAGGTCAGGGAAAGGGAGACAGCTCTGGAGGAACTTCGGAGCAAGAAGGTTGACTGCCAAGCAGAACAAGAAAAGTAAGGACTCTGGTTCACTGTGAGGTTGGGgtgcagggaagggagggcacAGACCTGGGGAGGAAGCTGGTGCTGATGTCAGATTTTCCAGCTCTGACTCACCATGTGTCTGCTCAGTGTGGGGCCCTGCCCAGGGAGATACTGTTGGGGAGGCTGCCGTCTCCAAGGAGCTCATTTTCCAGGGAGTAATAACCTGAAGAAAGGGCTTCTACAGTTTTAGAGCCAGGGTCAAGCAGGAGCTGGTAAAGTGTCTGCCGTTGTGGCACATCATTCCTTGGTTGTCATACTGGATGTGGAAGTGGTATTATTACACCACAGCTTACTCCCCCCCTAAACAAAAACCAACTGTAAATTATCTGAGGGTAAAATTGAATACTTTCCTCACAAGTCGTgctgatgaaaataaaatgagcagCTTCGTGGAGAGCTACTGAACTTCTTTCATCTGAACCATCTCAGAAACTGAGACCCACCTGTCAGCAGTGGCATCTAGGGGATCTCTGAGATCCTTTCTACTCCAGGCTTAGAGGATTTTGCGAATTCCCTCTGATCAGGGGGGATCAGAGGCCCCAGACCAGTGAAACCTACAGGGCAAAGATTGAGCCATTCTTGGACCTtcacaaatttagaaattttttacACTGTTGGCAAGTAATATAGAAGATCTCAGATGGtaaatcaaattttttaaaataaatttatttattttgggctgcattgggtcttcattgctgcacatgggctttctctagttgcggcgagcgggggctactcgtcattgcagtgcgtgggcttctcattgcggtggcttctcttgtggcggagcatgcTCTCCAGTTATGgcgggcaggctcagtagttgtggctcacaggctctagagcgcaggctcagtagttgtggtgcacaggcttagttgctctgcggcatgtgggatcttcctggaccagcaatcgaacctgtgttccctgcattggcacgtggattcttaaccactgcgccaccagggaagtcccggtaaaTCAAATTTAACATTAGTATATTGGTCTGGACTTCATTGTATAAGTTGGACCTTTCTAAGTTCAACAGACATTACCTGAAGGGCCTTCTAAGGAATTCCAAGATGAACCGACACAATCCTTGCCTTCTTGGACCCCTCAGTCTTCTGGGGGGTCCTTTTTTCTCCTTGGGATATCCTTGATCTAGGCCTGCCTGGCATGAAAAATGCAGACATCTTATTGTAGCCTTCTTTCAGACTTCACAGCAgaattgcttgattttttttttttaatttttgtatacatttatttatttatttctggctgcattgggtctttgttgctgtgcgtgggctttctctagttgcggcgagagggggctactcttcattgtggcgcacgggcttctcattgtggtggcttctcttgttgcggagcatggactctaggcgcacgggcttcattagttgaggcacgggggctcagtagttgtggctcaagggctctagagtgcaggctcagtagttgtggtgcacgggctcagtagttgtggcgcacaggcttagttgctccatggcatgtgggatcgtcctggaccagggctcgaacccgtgtcccctgcattggcaggtggattcttaaccaccgcgccaccagggaagccccagaattgcTTTAAATTACTCAGCACTCCCTCCTCAATGGTGGAGGTGCTCATGGGCAGGAGACTGAGTGGAAGGAGCaggagaaacacaaaagaccaagaCTTGGGGATGGCAAATGACAGCTATGCATCATAAATGctgattttctaaataaaaggaGACTGAGTAATAGGGCACTGGAGAGCTGAGGGTGACAACTTAGAATGTTTGAAGCTTAGGAAGGATGAGTTTGGAGGCTCAGATTGCACTGCCCCCCACGCCGAGCACTGCCCATCTTCTAGCAGTGGGCGCTTGTCTGTTTCCTCAGGCAGACCCAGAGGGTAATGGGTACCAGCAATTCTTCAGCGCTCTGAACTCCTGGACTCCCCAGCCGCCTGACCTTTGGAGATCTTGGCCCAGTTTGCTTAGAAGAGGCAAAGGAAGCAGCAGTGGCTGGGAATCAGGAGACTTAGAAATGGACTTGTGTGAAGAGGCTTTAAGGGTCCTCAAATCTTATCTCCCTCTTGATATAAAATCCCTGCCAAAGCTTGATGGTCTAGGGTATCATAATCCCAGCTTGTACTTGAATCTTTCCAGGAAGGAGGAGTTCATTACACACGAGGCAGTCCACTTTCTGACAACTTTAATAGTGAAAAAGTCTTTCCTGTATTAATATAAGAACTCCTTCCTTGAAACATCTACCTATTGGCTCTAGTTTTATCTGTAGAACTATCCAGAATGACTTATCCTTTCTAACCTttccgagcctcagttcccttatttggactagatgatctctaGTGATGCTTCTGATGTGTTGTTCTAAGGTgtcccaccacctcctccttaCAGCAGACCACTGGGGAATCAGGCAGAGGGAATCATGCCTGATCGAAAGCCCCTGAGCCCAAGGTCCTTACTGTGACTGGGTGGAGAAAGCATCTTTTCCCCTTGCCTCAGCCTTCTGGTCTTAATCCCCAGAGCTGCTAACCTGGAAAAGGAAGTGGCTGGGTTGCGGCAGAAGATCCACCACTTGGATGACATGCTTAAGAGCCAGCAGCGGAAAGTCCGGCAAATGATAGAGCAGGTAAGCAGGGTTAGATCTTACCCTGCTCTGGGTTACCCCCTCTGGAAGTTTCCACATTGTCTAGCCCTGTTTTCCTGTCAAGTCTACACCTTTATTGATTTATTCTCTTGGGTATCTTGGCTTATATTCATTAAGTGTCCCATGAAACATTTATGGCAACCGATGGCTAGGTTAGGGTGATTGGGATTTGCTTTTCTCCCATCTTTCCCCTACTCGTTTGGTTATTTGCCTTGTGCGTTCCCATGGGAGAAGAAGGACAAGGTTATTCTCTCCCACACTTTGAAGAGTGCTGGTAAATGAGTAATTAAGTCCCAGTAAACTCACTTATCTGTGTGTAGATTTTTAGCCTTTGCACCTCATGCACATTTTCTGCCTTCCCTTGCCTGAGCTAGGGTAGGACACTcagaatattccattttgtagAATCGTTTTGAGAATTTAAGATACCCTTATTGGGAGGGCATAGTTGTTGCATATCAGCTCCATGAGGGCTAGgatttttctgtcttgttcactgctgttgcCCATTCTCTAGAACAGGGCCTGTCAtatggtaagcactcaataaatatctcttgAACCAATACATAATTTGTATTTCCCAAAGTCAAATGGAAGGGGTTTTGAATCATCCATTACTTTGGATTATCAGGGTGGTGTTCCCCTCAAACCCCTGCCCCCACACCTGGGGTAATCAAGAGTTTAACACTCACTGAAACAAGGCTTTTATAGAAAAGCTAAGCCAGCCACGTGAGAGGTGCAAAACTCTGCCCTTTGTCTCTGCTGGCTCCCCCCGCCCCGGCAGCGGGGCGAAGTGCGATGAGTATGTAATGAGTCATTTCAGAACAAGCTCCAGTGTCTGCCATATCTTTGTAGCTCCAGAATTCGAAAGCTGTGATACAGTCAAAGGACACTGTCATCCAGGAGCTCAAGGAGAAGATTGCCTACCTGGAAGCCGAGGTGTGTGTTCTGGGCAGCCCTGGGAAGGGAGCAGACTCTTGAAGAAAAAACTGGACATAGGGAGGGGGAGATTCTGGAGGGGGTCTCGATCCTGTCTAGCTGCTGCTCGGAAGTGAGTAGCTGGGGTGGTTGGATGATCTTCAGTTCTGCTGAGTGAACATTTTCTAAGACTCTTGAGGGAGTTGCAAACAATGGCAAGACCTGTCCCCACTCTGAAAGGATATATCCTCATGGTGCAAGCCCTGTGCCACATAGCAGCATGGAGGCCGGCCCTTCATTCTGACTATATGGGCTTGGCAGAGGAGCTGACAGTGGAGCTGAGCTTTGAAGGAGGATGCATTCTACGGGTGGAGTCTTCTCCTTGGCTAAGGCGATGGGCTCCATTAGCTAATGAGTTCTTGGTCTGATTTCTACCATACCTCAGGGCCCCTCCTGTCCATTGACTGACTACCTGAGATTGCTTTGCAGCCATTGTGTGAGGGTCCCAGCTAGTGggggagataaaaagaaatgggagaCAGGGTTGTTTATCTCCAGGGAGATTGCAGTCTAGATTTatagataaaatacatttaaaaaatacctaagaatactTTATAGAAAAGCATATGGACGAACATAAGTAAATATCTCAGCAGACTATAGGAAGTTATATGCAGGAAATGTATAGAGAGGATTTACAGGAGAGGATCAGTGCTGCACAGTTATTGAGAGAACGCGCCTtcagggaaggaggctggagcAAGTAAGTACTGGAGGGAGAGGGCATCCTGGTGGCACACACGGTAGGGGTTGGGGTGACAGCAGCGCACAGAGGTGGAGACCAGAATGAGCTGGTTAAATGTGGCACGGGGCAAACCAGAGGAAGCCCAGTTCTAATCTCATAACTTGTGTTACAGAATTTAGAGATGCACGACCGGATGGAACACCTGATAGAGAAACAGATCACCCATGGCAACTTCAGCACCCAGAACCAGACCAAGACTGAGAACCTGGGCAGGTGAGTGGGCATGAATGGAGTGGGCCCCAGGTAGGAAGTGAAGGAAAGAGGGACAGAGCCGTGGGAAGGAGACCTTTAGTGCCAAGGCCAGGATAAGGCTCTTCTAAATCCAGCTTCATTCTCTCAGTCTCGAATCTGACCCATTCTCCACCTGAACCACTTTCTAACCAGCTTAGAGTAGAGCCTGA
Protein-coding regions in this window:
- the TUFT1 gene encoding tuftelin isoform X1, producing MTNPGMLSSGLGKGEYMQCASCNPRTRVAPLEPHRAVCCGSVDVLRLTLQGELTGDELERIAQKAGRKTYAMVSGRSSGHSLASELVESNDGHEEIIKVYLKGKSGDKMIHEKNINQLKSEVQYIQEARNCLQKLREDISRKLDRNPGDSLHQHEIQVVLEKPNGLSQGPLTPHSSPPEVDTYIDEDVESLRRTVQDLLVKLQEAERQHQSDRVDFEVTLSRYQREAEQNQVALQRAEDRVEQKEAEVGELQRCFLGMETEHQALLAKVRERETALEELRSKKVDCQAEQEKAANLEKEVAGLRQKIHHLDDMLKSQQRKVRQMIEQLQNSKAVIQSKDTVIQELKEKIAYLEAENLEMHDRMEHLIEKQITHGNFSTQNQTKTENLGSVRITKPASPKPMPLIRVMET
- the TUFT1 gene encoding tuftelin isoform X3, whose amino-acid sequence is MNGTHSWCTLVDVHPEGQAAAGRKTYAMVSGRSSGHSLASELVESNDGHEEIIKVYLKGKSGDKMIHEKNINQLKSEVQYIQEARNCLQKLREDISRKLDRNPGDSLHQHEIQVVLEKPNGLSQGPLTPHSSPPEVDTYIDEDVESLRRTVQDLLVKLQEAERQHQSDRVDFEVTLSRYQREAEQNQVALQRAEDRVEQKEAEVGELQRCFLGMETEHQALLAKVRERETALEELRSKKVDCQAEQEKAANLEKEVAGLRQKIHHLDDMLKSQQRKVRQMIEQLQNSKAVIQSKDTVIQELKEKIAYLEAENLEMHDRMEHLIEKQITHGNFSTQNQTKTENLGSVRITKPASPKPMPLIRVMET
- the TUFT1 gene encoding tuftelin isoform X2, whose product is MNGTHSWCTLVDVHPEGQAAGSVDVLRLTLQGELTGDELERIAQKAGRKTYAMVSGRSSGHSLASELVESNDGHEEIIKVYLKGKSGDKMIHEKNINQLKSEVQYIQEARNCLQKLREDISRKLDRNPGDSLHQHEIQVVLEKPNGLSQGPLTPHSSPPEVDTYIDEDVESLRRTVQDLLVKLQEAERQHQSDRVDFEVTLSRYQREAEQNQVALQRAEDRVEQKEAEVGELQRCFLGMETEHQALLAKVRERETALEELRSKKVDCQAEQEKAANLEKEVAGLRQKIHHLDDMLKSQQRKVRQMIEQLQNSKAVIQSKDTVIQELKEKIAYLEAENLEMHDRMEHLIEKQITHGNFSTQNQTKTENLGSVRITKPASPKPMPLIRVMET